A part of Streptantibioticus cattleyicolor NRRL 8057 = DSM 46488 genomic DNA contains:
- a CDS encoding ABC transporter permease/substrate-binding protein, with protein MATDTLKSTTGARGASGGLRRLLLDNGALTALIVLVIALSALSGDFLTTDNLLNIGVQAAVTAILAFGVTFVIVSAGIDLSVGSVAALSATVLAWSATAHGVPVVLAVVLAVATGVVAGLVNGFLVSYGKLPPFIATLAMLSVGRGLSLVISQGSPIALPGSVAHLGDTLGGWLPVPVLVMVVMGLLTALVLGRTYIGRSMYAIGGNEEAARLSGLKVKKQKLAIYALSGLFAAAAGIVLAARLSSAQPQAANGYELDAIAAVVIGGASLAGGTGKASGTLVGALILAVLRNGLNLLSVSAFWQQVVIGAVIALAVLLDTVRRRAGATPVSAGTGGGGKGRQAATYGLAAVVTVALVAATSFLHTGSGSGTPKMGLSLSTLNNPFFVQIRAGAQAEAKKLGIDLTVTDAQNDASQQANQLQNFTSSGLGAIIVNPVDSDAASNSVKAADKARIPVIAVDRGVNNARTNALVASDNVAGGELAARTIAQKLGGKGRIVILQGQAGTSAARERAAGFAQGLKEYPGIQVVAQQPADFDRTKGLDVMSNLLQAHPDVQGVIAANDEMALGAVKALGAKAGTSVQVVGFDGTPDGLAAVKNGTLYASVAQQPSQLGRIAVDNALKAVQGKAVDPMVKVQVKVVTKENVAGFTG; from the coding sequence GTGGCCACTGACACGCTCAAGAGCACGACGGGCGCGCGTGGCGCTTCGGGTGGTCTGCGTCGTCTGCTGCTCGACAACGGCGCGCTGACCGCGCTCATCGTCCTCGTGATCGCGCTGTCGGCGCTGTCAGGTGACTTCCTGACCACCGACAACCTGCTGAACATCGGTGTGCAGGCGGCGGTGACCGCGATCCTCGCCTTCGGTGTCACCTTCGTGATCGTCTCGGCGGGTATCGACCTGTCGGTCGGTTCGGTCGCGGCGCTGTCGGCGACGGTGCTCGCCTGGAGCGCCACCGCGCACGGCGTGCCGGTCGTGCTCGCGGTCGTCCTGGCCGTCGCCACCGGCGTGGTGGCGGGCCTGGTCAACGGCTTCCTGGTCTCCTACGGGAAGTTGCCGCCGTTCATCGCGACGCTGGCGATGCTGTCGGTGGGCCGTGGTCTGTCGCTGGTCATCTCGCAGGGTTCCCCGATCGCCCTGCCGGGCTCCGTCGCCCACCTGGGTGACACCCTCGGCGGCTGGCTGCCGGTGCCCGTGCTGGTCATGGTGGTGATGGGGCTGCTCACGGCGCTCGTGCTGGGCCGCACCTACATCGGCCGTTCGATGTACGCGATCGGCGGCAACGAGGAGGCGGCCCGTCTGTCGGGGCTGAAGGTCAAGAAGCAGAAGCTCGCGATCTACGCCCTGTCCGGTCTGTTCGCCGCCGCCGCGGGCATCGTGCTCGCCGCCCGGTTGTCCTCCGCGCAGCCGCAGGCCGCCAACGGCTACGAGCTGGACGCGATCGCCGCGGTCGTCATCGGCGGCGCGTCGCTCGCGGGCGGCACCGGCAAGGCGTCGGGCACGCTGGTGGGCGCGCTGATCCTGGCGGTGCTGCGCAACGGCCTGAACCTGCTGTCGGTCTCCGCCTTCTGGCAGCAGGTCGTCATCGGTGCCGTGATCGCGCTGGCGGTACTCCTCGACACCGTGCGCCGCAGGGCCGGGGCGACACCGGTGTCCGCGGGGACCGGCGGTGGCGGCAAGGGCCGGCAGGCGGCGACGTACGGACTGGCGGCCGTGGTCACCGTGGCCCTGGTGGCCGCGACCTCGTTCCTGCACACCGGCTCCGGCTCGGGCACGCCGAAGATGGGCCTGTCGCTGTCGACGCTCAACAACCCGTTCTTCGTGCAGATCCGGGCGGGCGCCCAGGCCGAGGCGAAGAAGCTCGGCATCGACCTGACGGTCACCGACGCCCAGAACGACGCCTCGCAGCAGGCCAACCAGTTGCAGAACTTCACCAGTTCGGGCCTGGGCGCGATCATCGTCAACCCGGTCGACTCGGACGCGGCGAGCAACTCGGTCAAGGCCGCCGACAAGGCGAGGATCCCGGTGATCGCCGTGGACCGCGGGGTCAACAACGCCAGGACGAACGCGCTCGTCGCCTCCGACAACGTGGCCGGCGGCGAACTGGCCGCGCGGACCATCGCCCAGAAGCTGGGCGGCAAGGGCAGGATCGTGATCCTCCAGGGTCAGGCGGGCACCTCCGCCGCCCGGGAGCGCGCCGCCGGCTTCGCCCAGGGGCTCAAGGAATACCCGGGCATCCAGGTCGTGGCCCAGCAGCCCGCCGACTTCGACCGGACCAAGGGGCTGGATGTGATGTCCAACCTGCTCCAGGCCCACCCGGACGTGCAGGGTGTGATAGCCGCCAACGACGAGATGGCCCTCGGCGCCGTCAAGGCGCTGGGCGCCAAGGCCGGTACGTCGGTGCAGGTCGTCGGTTTCGACGGCACCCCGGACGGGCTGGCCGCGGTCAAGAACGGCACGCTGTACGCGTCCGTGGCGCAGCAGCCCAGCCAGCTGGGCCGGATCGCGGTGGACAACGCGCTCAAGGCGGTCCAGGGCAAGGCGGTCGACCCGATGGTGAAGGTGCAGGTCAAGGTGGTCACGAAGGAGAACGTGGCCGGCTTCACCGGCTGA
- a CDS encoding sugar ABC transporter ATP-binding protein, whose product MSDPDELLRIEGIRKAFPGVVALDGVDFDLRRGEVHVLLGENGAGKSTLIKTLSGAYAPDAGRILVQGREVRIHGAQDSERLGIATIYQEFNLVPDLTVAENIFLGRQPRRFGLIDRGRMEADAAALLARVGVNVSPRARVRELGIARLQMVEIAKALSLDARVLIMDEPTAVLTSEEVEKLFTIVRALRADGVGIVFITHHLEEIAALGDRVTVIRDGRSVGRVPATTPQEELVRLMVGRSIEQQYPRERPADAGRASALLTVEGLTRDGVFHDISFQVRAGEVVGIAGLVGAGRTEVARAVFGADPYDKGTVKVAGTPLRRHDVGAAMAAGVGLVPEDRKGQGLVLDASVAENLGLVTLRSAARCGLVDLKGQRRAAERIAAQLGVRMAGLGQHVRTLSGGNQQKVVIGKWLLADAKVLILDEPTRGIDVGAKVEIYQLINELTAAGAAVVLISSDLPEVLGMSDRVLVMAQGRIAGELGAGQATQDAVMSLAVSTPTNEVEAHRGH is encoded by the coding sequence GTGAGCGACCCGGATGAGTTGCTGCGCATCGAAGGCATCCGCAAGGCGTTCCCGGGCGTGGTCGCGCTGGACGGCGTCGACTTCGACCTGCGCCGCGGCGAGGTGCACGTCCTGCTCGGTGAGAACGGAGCCGGCAAGAGCACCCTGATCAAGACGCTGTCGGGCGCCTACGCCCCCGACGCCGGACGGATTCTGGTCCAGGGGCGCGAAGTGCGCATCCATGGCGCCCAGGACTCCGAGCGCCTCGGGATCGCCACCATCTACCAGGAGTTCAACCTCGTACCGGACCTCACGGTCGCCGAGAACATCTTCCTGGGGCGGCAGCCGCGCCGCTTCGGGCTGATCGACCGCGGGAGGATGGAAGCGGACGCCGCCGCGCTCCTGGCCCGCGTCGGGGTGAACGTGTCGCCGCGTGCGCGGGTGCGCGAACTGGGCATCGCACGGCTGCAGATGGTGGAGATCGCCAAGGCGCTCAGCCTGGACGCGCGCGTGCTGATCATGGACGAGCCGACCGCCGTGCTCACCTCCGAGGAGGTCGAGAAGCTGTTCACCATCGTGCGGGCGCTGCGCGCGGACGGTGTCGGCATCGTGTTCATCACGCACCACCTGGAGGAGATCGCCGCCCTCGGCGACCGGGTCACGGTGATCCGGGACGGCAGGAGTGTCGGCCGGGTGCCCGCCACCACGCCGCAGGAGGAGCTGGTGCGGCTCATGGTGGGGCGTTCGATCGAGCAGCAGTATCCGCGGGAGCGGCCGGCGGACGCCGGACGGGCCTCCGCGCTGCTCACCGTCGAGGGGCTCACCCGGGACGGGGTCTTCCACGACATCAGCTTCCAGGTGCGCGCCGGGGAGGTCGTCGGCATCGCCGGGCTCGTCGGCGCCGGGCGCACGGAGGTCGCGCGGGCGGTGTTCGGCGCGGACCCGTACGACAAGGGCACCGTGAAGGTGGCGGGCACACCGCTCAGGCGCCACGACGTGGGCGCCGCCATGGCCGCCGGGGTCGGGCTGGTGCCCGAGGACCGCAAGGGCCAGGGGCTGGTCCTGGACGCCTCCGTGGCGGAGAACCTCGGCCTGGTGACGCTGCGGTCGGCCGCCCGCTGCGGGCTCGTCGACCTCAAGGGGCAGCGCCGGGCCGCCGAGCGGATCGCCGCGCAGCTCGGCGTGCGCATGGCGGGCCTGGGCCAGCACGTGCGCACGCTCTCCGGCGGCAACCAGCAGAAGGTCGTCATCGGCAAGTGGCTGCTGGCCGACGCCAAGGTACTCATCCTCGACGAGCCGACGCGTGGCATCGACGTCGGCGCCAAGGTCGAGATCTACCAGCTCATCAACGAACTCACGGCCGCCGGCGCCGCCGTCGTGCTGATCTCCAGCGATCTGCCCGAGGTGCTCGGCATGAGTGACCGGGTGCTGGTGATGGCCCAGGGCCGGATCGCGGGCGAACTCGGCGCCGGCCAGGCCACGCAGGACGCGGTCATGTCCCTCGCCGTCAGCACCCCTACCAACGAAGTGGAGGCCCACCGTGGCCACTGA
- a CDS encoding LacI family DNA-binding transcriptional regulator: MAGIKDVAAEAGVSVATVSRVLNDHPSVSSEARARVLAAVAVLGYRPNAVARSLRTDQTRTLGLVISDVLNPYFTELARSVEEEARALGYSVIIGNADERPELQDHHVRTLLDRRIDGLLVSPTDGGSPLMLDAARAGTPMVFVDRWIKGVDVPVVRADGQGAIRALVAHLYGLGHRRLAIIAGPAATTTGSERVRAFREAMAEYGLALPDAYTGQGDFQAGSGRRVTERFLDLAEPPEVVFAADNLMALGALDAIRARGLRVPDDIALAAFDDISWFVHTDPPITAIAQPTGELGRAAVQAVVARIEGRPPRSVTLPARLVARRSCGEPSPTRRSTS; the protein is encoded by the coding sequence ATGGCGGGTATCAAGGACGTCGCCGCCGAGGCCGGGGTGTCCGTCGCCACGGTCTCGCGGGTGCTCAACGACCATCCGTCGGTCAGCTCCGAGGCGCGCGCCCGGGTGCTGGCCGCCGTGGCGGTGCTGGGGTACCGGCCGAACGCCGTCGCCCGTTCCCTGCGTACCGACCAGACCCGCACGCTCGGGCTGGTCATCAGTGATGTGCTCAACCCGTACTTCACCGAGCTGGCGCGTTCCGTCGAGGAGGAGGCCCGTGCGCTGGGGTACAGCGTGATCATCGGTAACGCCGATGAGCGGCCCGAGCTCCAGGACCACCATGTGCGGACGCTGCTGGACCGGCGGATCGACGGGCTGCTCGTCTCACCGACCGACGGCGGCTCGCCGTTGATGCTGGACGCCGCGCGGGCGGGGACACCGATGGTGTTCGTGGACCGGTGGATCAAGGGTGTGGACGTGCCGGTGGTCCGCGCGGACGGGCAGGGGGCCATCCGGGCACTCGTGGCCCACCTGTACGGGCTCGGGCACCGGCGGCTGGCGATCATCGCGGGGCCGGCCGCCACCACCACCGGCAGTGAACGCGTACGGGCGTTCCGGGAGGCCATGGCCGAGTACGGGCTCGCCCTTCCCGACGCCTACACCGGCCAGGGCGACTTCCAGGCCGGCAGCGGGCGGCGGGTGACCGAGAGGTTCCTCGACCTGGCCGAGCCGCCCGAGGTGGTGTTCGCCGCCGACAACCTGATGGCACTCGGCGCGCTGGACGCGATCCGCGCCCGGGGGCTGCGGGTCCCCGACGACATCGCGCTGGCCGCGTTCGACGACATCTCCTGGTTCGTGCACACCGATCCGCCGATCACCGCCATCGCCCAGCCGACGGGCGAACTGGGCCGGGCCGCCGTACAGGCCGTGGTGGCCCGCATCGAGGGACGGCCTCCCCGGTCCGTCACCCTTCCCGCCCGTCTCGTCGCGCGGCGCTCGTGCGGCGAGCCGTCCCCCACCCGAAGGAGCACGTCGTGA
- a CDS encoding DUF2716 domain-containing protein — protein MDIPFRRELNDAETTSAWHTAQHRLGFDHLRPSSVKSAPSVTWSLASLTTPDGFPDEDRVDALCRVVSDALRACTPQGTDLLLLDWQHLCYSVDPHRAAASVWSNAFIPDPDPAFVIAPDFSYGVFGQASDDTLLVFGQALVDRTMPQLNPVLGEPVGKDA, from the coding sequence GTGGATATCCCGTTCCGCAGGGAATTGAACGATGCGGAGACAACGTCCGCGTGGCATACCGCTCAACACCGGCTCGGGTTCGACCACCTGCGGCCCTCCTCCGTCAAGTCGGCCCCCAGCGTGACCTGGTCACTGGCCAGCCTGACCACACCGGACGGCTTCCCGGACGAGGACCGGGTGGACGCACTGTGCCGCGTTGTCAGCGACGCGCTGCGAGCATGTACCCCGCAGGGCACCGACCTGTTGCTCCTGGACTGGCAACATCTCTGCTACAGCGTCGATCCGCACCGCGCGGCGGCCTCAGTCTGGAGCAACGCCTTCATCCCCGACCCGGACCCGGCGTTCGTCATAGCACCCGACTTCAGCTACGGGGTGTTCGGCCAGGCCTCCGACGACACACTGCTCGTCTTCGGACAGGCCCTTGTCGACCGGACCATGCCACAACTCAACCCCGTCCTCGGAGAGCCGGTCGGCAAGGACGCCTGA
- a CDS encoding class I SAM-dependent methyltransferase — MERVERGGGAAAGNPHGQTGEAVEVAGIDGAAKPDENLAAYLDQGLIAPCRALGLGCGPGRNAVYLASHGFEVDAVDLSPVAVAWGNDRADQAGVDVRFLCGDAFALPVTELSGPYDLVVDSGCFHHLLPHRRVSYLALLDRVLAPGGHLALTSFAVGEAGMGSELSDADLYRERDLQGGLAYTPDSLRWIFSDLMEVELRRMREEPPESALFGVAFLWTALFRRGAAASGDVHPAHDLA, encoded by the coding sequence GTGGAGCGCGTCGAGCGTGGCGGCGGAGCCGCAGCAGGGAACCCGCACGGCCAGACTGGCGAAGCCGTCGAGGTAGCGGGCATCGACGGCGCGGCGAAGCCGGACGAGAACCTGGCCGCCTACCTCGACCAGGGTCTGATCGCTCCCTGCCGGGCCCTGGGCCTGGGTTGCGGACCGGGCCGCAATGCCGTCTACCTCGCCTCGCACGGCTTCGAGGTGGACGCCGTCGACCTCTCCCCGGTGGCCGTCGCCTGGGGCAACGACCGGGCCGACCAGGCCGGAGTCGACGTCCGCTTCCTGTGCGGTGACGCTTTCGCCCTCCCCGTCACCGAGTTGAGCGGCCCGTACGACCTGGTCGTCGACTCAGGATGCTTCCACCACCTGCTGCCGCACCGCCGCGTCAGCTACCTGGCCCTCCTCGACCGCGTTCTCGCCCCCGGCGGCCATCTCGCACTCACCAGCTTCGCCGTCGGCGAGGCGGGAATGGGTTCGGAGCTGTCCGACGCGGACCTCTACCGTGAACGCGATTTGCAGGGCGGCCTCGCCTACACACCCGACTCGCTGCGTTGGATCTTCTCCGACCTGATGGAGGTCGAACTGCGCCGCATGCGGGAGGAACCGCCCGAGTCGGCGCTGTTCGGGGTGGCGTTCCTGTGGACCGCGTTGTTCCGCCGGGGCGCGGCTGCGTCAGGCGACGTTCATCCTGCTCACGACCTCGCGTAG
- a CDS encoding DIP1984 family protein: MKLAEALAERAEATRRVEQLRARIVSSARYQEGETPAEDAAQLLAEAGEVLDALETLIRRINRTNAAVQMGPDGTLTDALARRDVLRLRHSVVTAAADAAAGKGERGYGRQLRSELMMLSALPVAELRGQADALAREIREVDVRIQRTNWEVYLLD, translated from the coding sequence ATGAAGCTTGCTGAGGCACTGGCAGAACGTGCGGAGGCGACGCGCCGTGTAGAACAGCTGCGAGCGCGTATCGTCAGCAGTGCGCGGTACCAGGAAGGGGAGACACCCGCCGAGGACGCAGCGCAGTTGCTGGCTGAGGCCGGTGAGGTACTTGACGCTCTGGAAACGTTGATCCGGCGGATCAACCGGACCAATGCCGCTGTGCAGATGGGTCCGGACGGCACGCTCACCGATGCTCTCGCACGCCGGGATGTCCTACGGTTGCGTCACTCCGTGGTCACCGCGGCGGCTGATGCGGCGGCGGGGAAGGGCGAGCGGGGATACGGCCGACAGCTTCGGTCGGAGCTGATGATGCTTTCCGCGCTTCCGGTCGCGGAACTGCGCGGACAGGCAGACGCACTCGCCCGGGAGATCCGCGAGGTCGATGTGCGGATCCAGCGTACGAATTGGGAAGTCTATCTGCTGGACTGA
- a CDS encoding epoxide hydrolase family protein, whose product MTSNSVTPFRIAIPDSALEDLKDRLHRVRLAGRQTAPDNSQGVQRERLEELLEYWATGYDWRKLERQLNELGQSRTTIDGLGIHFTHVRSPHPDATPLLLLHGWPGPFLEFLGTVGPLTGHGFHLVIPSMPGYGFSDQPTSTGWGPDRIARAYGVLIQRLGYDSYLAQGGDWGGVIATRMGAQRPAGLRAIHLNFPEFLAAPPVGDDPTPEEKAAPQQGSRFLTVHSGYHVVQRTRPQTIGYALTDSPAGQATWIYEKFLDWTRPDALTPDEILDHISLYWYTGTGASSARLYWEYARQPLALTEPDLPVGVSVFPDELTRTPRIRAERANHDLRYFTDDIPACGHFAALEQPELFVEEIVKFARTVTP is encoded by the coding sequence GTGACATCGAACAGCGTGACACCTTTTCGCATCGCCATTCCGGACAGTGCCCTGGAGGATCTGAAGGACCGGCTCCACCGGGTACGCCTGGCCGGCCGGCAGACAGCACCGGACAACAGCCAGGGGGTGCAACGGGAGCGCCTTGAAGAGCTGTTGGAGTACTGGGCCACCGGCTACGACTGGCGCAAGCTGGAGCGGCAGCTCAACGAGCTGGGCCAGTCCCGTACCACCATCGACGGCCTCGGCATCCACTTCACGCACGTGCGCTCGCCGCACCCCGACGCCACCCCCCTGCTGCTGCTCCACGGGTGGCCCGGCCCGTTCCTGGAGTTCCTGGGGACCGTCGGCCCGCTCACCGGCCACGGCTTCCACCTCGTCATCCCCTCGATGCCCGGCTACGGCTTTTCCGACCAGCCCACCTCCACCGGCTGGGGCCCGGACCGGATCGCCCGCGCGTACGGCGTACTCATCCAGCGCCTCGGCTACGACTCCTACCTGGCCCAGGGCGGCGACTGGGGCGGTGTCATCGCGACCCGCATGGGGGCGCAGCGCCCGGCAGGCCTGCGCGCGATCCACCTCAACTTCCCCGAATTCCTCGCCGCGCCACCGGTCGGCGACGACCCGACCCCCGAGGAGAAGGCCGCACCCCAACAAGGCAGCCGCTTCCTCACCGTCCATTCCGGATACCACGTCGTGCAGCGCACCCGGCCGCAGACCATCGGCTACGCCCTGACCGACTCCCCCGCCGGGCAGGCCACGTGGATCTACGAGAAGTTCCTCGACTGGACACGGCCCGACGCCCTCACCCCCGACGAGATCCTCGACCACATCTCCCTGTACTGGTACACCGGCACCGGCGCATCCTCTGCCCGCCTGTACTGGGAGTACGCCCGGCAGCCACTCGCCCTGACCGAGCCGGACCTCCCCGTCGGCGTCAGCGTCTTCCCGGACGAACTGACGCGCACCCCGCGCATCCGGGCCGAGCGCGCCAACCACGACCTGCGCTACTTCACCGACGACATCCCCGCGTGCGGCCACTTCGCCGCCCTGGAGCAGCCGGAGTTGTTCGTCGAGGAGATCGTCAAGTTCGCCCGGACGGTGACCCCGTGA
- a CDS encoding HelD family protein: MSSVYELLTERLCEARAHRASVLKAPAGSPGEAYAREIAAERLAKEIGRLEGAEKGLVFGRIDWTDGTALRIGRIGLHTEEDDLPLLVDWRANAARPFYEATPVHPMGLRRRRHLRLEERTVISVSDELLDGTAPTHDDIVGDGPLTEALSARRTGRMHAAVATLQAEQDEIVRSAHRGVTVVQGGPGTGKTVAALHRAAYVLYAFPRAAEEGVLVVGPNARFLDYICQVLPSLGENDVVLATCRELAGASTDTVDPFDTARLKGGSGLADALAGLLRVHQAPAGDFTVRVGQELVHLSGEEVATARDAAVAAVAGHNPARQVFKELLADAVTDAMRRDMGDLLEQIDADAERMTGINLDRFTGAAQRRVEGAADPGPAHELDLDAVRADLLDDAGVDRAVEVLWPRLAPGDLVKALLTNAAALAEHLPRLTAHERSLLLRGPDDPWTVADAPLLDEAASLVDGPPERTYGHVVVDEAQELTAMQWRMIVRRCPSRSMTLVGDFAQAGPVATARDWKEALGPHAGPRFKLHNLTVSYRTTQEILASVRDLLTRIAPDQKPTRSLRSGENPRTVTTPPDGLVTAVVHELRAQSAAYPGELAGVICADTRVSELTAQGIAHHARIVPASEARGLEFDTVVVLNPEEIITNRPGGERDLYVALTRATKRLCTITVQPA, from the coding sequence GTGTCCTCCGTGTACGAGTTGCTCACCGAGCGGCTTTGCGAGGCGCGAGCACACCGGGCGAGTGTGCTGAAGGCCCCGGCGGGCAGCCCCGGTGAGGCGTACGCGAGGGAAATCGCCGCCGAGCGTCTGGCGAAGGAGATCGGCCGGCTGGAGGGCGCCGAAAAGGGGCTGGTCTTCGGACGCATCGACTGGACGGATGGCACGGCCCTGCGCATCGGGCGCATCGGACTGCATACGGAGGAGGACGACCTGCCTCTGCTCGTCGACTGGCGCGCGAACGCGGCGCGGCCTTTCTACGAGGCGACACCGGTCCACCCGATGGGCCTGCGGCGGCGCCGGCACCTGCGCCTCGAGGAGCGCACGGTCATCTCGGTGAGCGACGAACTGCTGGACGGGACCGCCCCGACCCACGATGACATCGTGGGGGACGGCCCGTTGACCGAGGCTCTGTCGGCACGGCGTACGGGCAGGATGCACGCGGCCGTCGCGACGCTGCAGGCCGAGCAGGACGAGATCGTCCGCTCCGCCCACCGCGGGGTGACCGTGGTGCAGGGCGGCCCCGGCACCGGCAAGACGGTGGCCGCCCTGCACCGGGCGGCCTATGTCCTGTACGCGTTCCCACGCGCCGCGGAGGAAGGTGTCCTGGTGGTGGGGCCGAACGCCCGGTTCCTCGACTACATCTGCCAGGTCCTCCCCTCGCTCGGCGAGAACGACGTCGTCCTGGCGACCTGCCGGGAACTGGCCGGAGCGTCCACGGACACGGTCGACCCGTTCGATACGGCGCGCCTCAAGGGCGGCTCCGGCCTCGCCGACGCCTTGGCCGGCCTGCTGCGCGTCCACCAAGCCCCCGCCGGTGACTTCACCGTGCGGGTCGGACAGGAACTGGTTCACCTCTCCGGCGAGGAGGTCGCCACGGCACGCGACGCCGCCGTGGCAGCCGTTGCGGGGCACAACCCCGCGCGCCAGGTGTTCAAAGAGCTCCTGGCCGACGCCGTCACCGACGCGATGCGACGAGACATGGGTGACCTCCTGGAGCAGATCGACGCCGATGCCGAAAGGATGACGGGCATCAACCTCGACCGGTTCACGGGAGCCGCCCAGCGCCGCGTCGAAGGCGCGGCCGATCCCGGCCCGGCCCACGAACTGGACCTGGACGCCGTCCGGGCCGATCTCCTCGACGACGCCGGCGTCGACCGAGCGGTCGAGGTGTTGTGGCCGCGGCTGGCACCCGGTGACCTCGTGAAGGCACTCCTGACGAACGCCGCAGCTCTCGCCGAGCACCTGCCCCGCCTGACCGCGCACGAGCGGTCCCTTCTGCTGCGCGGCCCGGACGACCCGTGGACCGTTGCCGATGCGCCGTTGCTGGACGAGGCGGCGAGCCTGGTCGACGGCCCACCCGAGCGGACGTACGGGCACGTCGTCGTCGACGAGGCGCAGGAACTGACCGCCATGCAGTGGCGGATGATCGTCCGCCGCTGCCCGTCGAGGTCGATGACGCTGGTGGGTGACTTCGCCCAGGCAGGCCCGGTCGCGACGGCACGCGACTGGAAGGAAGCACTGGGCCCCCACGCCGGACCGAGGTTCAAACTGCACAACCTGACCGTCAGCTACCGCACCACGCAGGAGATCCTGGCAAGCGTCCGGGACCTGCTCACCCGGATCGCTCCGGACCAGAAGCCCACACGATCACTGCGAAGCGGTGAGAACCCTCGCACCGTGACCACACCTCCGGACGGGCTGGTCACCGCCGTCGTTCACGAACTCCGCGCCCAGAGCGCCGCGTACCCGGGCGAGCTTGCGGGAGTGATCTGCGCGGACACCAGGGTGAGCGAACTGACGGCCCAGGGCATCGCTCACCACGCACGCATCGTGCCGGCGTCCGAAGCACGCGGCCTGGAATTCGACACGGTCGTCGTCCTGAACCCCGAGGAAATCATCACCAACCGCCCCGGCGGCGAAAGGGACTTGTACGTAGCCCTGACCCGGGCCACCAAGCGCCTTTGCACCATCACCGTCCAGCCCGCCTGA
- a CDS encoding amidohydrolase family protein has product MPTFDAADLIAFATIEGARACGIDDRTGSVTPGKEADLIMVRLDHTNLLPATDVAASIVAGGHAGNADLVVVAGEVLKEDGALVRGDSVFAEAAASRDRLFHAAGLPLPS; this is encoded by the coding sequence TTGCCGACGTTCGACGCCGCCGACCTGATCGCGTTCGCGACCATCGAGGGCGCGCGGGCCTGCGGGATCGACGACCGCACCGGCAGTGTGACGCCGGGCAAGGAGGCCGACCTGATCATGGTCCGCCTCGACCACACCAACCTCCTGCCCGCGACGGACGTGGCGGCGTCCATCGTCGCGGGCGGACACGCCGGGAACGCCGACCTGGTCGTCGTGGCCGGCGAGGTCCTCAAGGAAGACGGAGCACTGGTCAGGGGCGACTCCGTCTTCGCGGAGGCGGCGGCCTCCCGGGACCGGCTGTTCCACGCGGCCGGCCTGCCGCTCCCCTCCTGA